Below is a window of Bacteroidota bacterium DNA.
GCGACTCATAAATTTTTTCAGTGTAATGAGTTTTCCACGGATTATTCTCCGGCGATACGGGCAACTCTTTCATTTCACAAATTCCATTTCATTCATCAGGTATCCTGCGCCTGCATATTTATCAATGATAAAAAGCGTGTAACGCACATCGAGCACGATATTCCTGCAGAGTTTCGGATCATAATTCACATCGCTCATCGTTCCTTCCCAGCAACGATCGAAATTTGTTCCGATTAGATCTCCATTCGCATCAAGCACCGGGCTTCCGGAATTTCCGCCGGTCGTATGATTGGTTGCAATAAATGACGTATGGAGTTTCCCGTCTTTTTTATCGGCATACGGCCCGTAATCTTTTTTCTCCCAGAGTTCGTGCAGGCGCGCGGGAACTTTGTAATCGAAACTTGAATTATCTTCTTTCTCCATCACACCATCGAGCGTAGAATACCAACTGTACTGCACACCATCGCGCGGAGAATAATCATCGATCTTTCCATAAGCAACACGCAGCGTAAAATTCGCATCGGGATAAAATTTCTTTTCAGGAAAAACTTCTTCCATCGCTTTCATGTAACGGCGTTGCAAAGCATTTATGATTGCATTGAATTTCATATAAGGATGGAGCGCAAAAACATCGTAATAGAGATAACTCGTTCCGGTGAGAACAAATGCCGGATCCATGCTGATCTTTTTCCAATCGGAGGGTTTCCATTTACGCAACATGGAAAATAATTTTGCAGAATCGAGCAGAATTGATTTTGACCAGATCATGTCGAGATATTTCTGCAGATCACCTTTGTATTTTTTCTGAACCGTAGAACAGAAGAACGGAAGAGCAAAACCATTTTTCTCATAAAATATTTTCGAAGGAATATCCAGTTGCGGATCGTAAGGATAAAGTGAATCGATGCCGTCCATCATTTTCGTGATGAGGGCGAATGCTTCTTCTTTGTCAACTTTTACGGAATAGTTTTTATAAAAGTCAAGTGCGTAACCATAAACAGCATTCAGCGCGTTGTTGAGTTTTTTCACATCCAGGGTATCCGCCGAACTGTATTTGATCACATCACTGAATTGATTTGCAAAACCGACAAGCTCCACCGAAAAAATTCCTTCGCTCATATAGTCCACCCCTTTTTCATAAGGAACAATTCCTTCGTTTGCTTTTTGGAGTGAAGGAAGAAGATCACCGTATTTATTTTTCAGCGCCGCATCGGCATTTATTTTTTTCGAGAAATCATCTTCACGCGCCTGCTTGAGCGCGATGGTATTTGTTTCCTTCAATCCCTTTTCTTCGCCCTGCCATTTTTTCCACGCATTCGCCGCACCGTTCCTCTTCGCTGCATATTTCATTTTCACTTCCGGATCTTTTTTCATTTCATCTTCCATGATCGTGATACGCGTGGTGCGCATATCCACTTTCACCGGGTCTGCAACATTCTCAAGGAGGCCGACTCCATAGGAAGTGAGGTACTCCGTTGTTCTTCCCGGGAATCCATACACCATGGTAAAATCATTTTCACCGACTCCATTTGCATTGATGCGGAAAAATTTTTTCGGTGTGTAAGGAATATTTTCTTTCGAATAATCTGCAGGATCGTTGTTTTTATCAGCGTAGATCCTGAACAAAGAAAAATCAGCAGTTTGCCGCGGCCACATCCAGTTATCAGAATCTCCACCGAAATTTCCGATCTCCTGCGGGGGCGCGCCCACCATGCGCACGTCTTTGAACGTCTGTGTAACGAAAAGATAAAATACATTTCCATAAAAGAACGGGCGCACAAAAGCATCAAAACCTTGTTTTGTATTTTCTTTTGCAAGCGCTTTTGAATTAACATCAATGATTTTATTTCTCGAAGCTTCACTCATTGTATCACTCACTCCAACGAGAATTTTATCCGTCACATCTTCCATACTCACAATGAAAGTTACCGTCAAACCCGGGCATGCAAGTTCCTGTTGCTGATTCATTGCCCAGAATCCATTATCGAGATAATTATTTTCATTGCTGCTGTGAGATTGCAGGTAACCGAATCCGCAATGATGATTCGTGAGCAACAAACCTTTTGATGAAATGAGTTCTGCTGTGCAGCCACCGCCGAACTGGCACACGGCATCTTTCATACTGGAATGATTCACGCTGTAAATATCGTCGGCGCTCAGTTTGAATCCATTCGCGTGCATGTCGGTAATGTTCAATTCATCGAGCAGGATGGGCAGCCACATTCCTTCGTCGGCTTTGAGAATGGAGAATGAAGAGAGAAGAAAAAGAAAGAAGAAGAGAAAACGTTTCATTGGCAGAAAATTGAAACGTGAAGATAGTTAAACTGAAAACATTCGCTGTTCAGTTTTCAGAATTCCTCACTCCTGATTGGCAAATTCCACGAAGAAGGTGGATCCAACTCCCGGTTCACTTTCGACGCTGATCTTATTTCCAAGCGCTTCCACCTGTGTTTTGGTAATAAATAATCCGAATCCTTTTGCATCGGGATGTTCATGGAAAACTTTTCTGATCCGGAAAATATCTTTCCTGTATTTTTTTAAATCGATACCGAGTCCATTATCGGCAACCGAAAGAATAATAATTTCTCCTTTCTTTTTTGTTGCAATAGTGATGACCGGTTTCCGCTCGGGCGAACTGTATTTAAGTGCATTCGTCAGGAGATTATGAATGATGCTCTCTATATATTTTTTCGGATAACGGATCGCAGGAGCATCTTGCACATTCACATTGATCACCGCTTTGAGCCGGATCACTTCTTCAGAAACTGCTTCAAGCGTATTCTTAATGCATTGCGCAATGTCCACTTCATCCAATTCAATGGAAGTATCCTGCCTTACTTGCAACGATTCGAGCAGTTCCGATAATGTTTCATTCAGATTGTTGACCACAGGGCGCATTTTGGAGAGGATGAGTTTTTGTTCTTTTTCGTTATCAGCATTCTCCACGAGGTTCAACAATTGCTTCATATTTCCCAGCGGAGAACGGAGATTATGTGAAAGGATATTGCAGAAATCTGTCAATTGATTATTCTGGAAAGAAAGCAACTCTGATTTCAGTTCAACATTCCTGTTTGCCTCAAGCAGGTGTTCCGTACGGTCATTTACTTTCTGTTCCAGTGCTTCATTCAGTAAACTGAGTTTTTCTTTTGCTCTCTTTCTTTGTTTAGCAAGGCGGATAAGCACGAAAACAAGTGCGAGCATGAAAATGAAAGTGATTAAAGCTACTACCAATTCAACCTGTCCCTGTGCGAGCAACTGTTCATTCTTCCGGTTTATTTCTTCGAGATTTTTATTTTCATGATCGTCAAGCTGTGCCTTATACTGAACTTCCATCTCCGTCATTTTCTGATCATCCTGTTTGCTTTCTATTTTTGCAACCAAATCGTTAACCTCCAGCAGAAGTTCAAGCGCCTTTTTATCATTTCCTTTTTCGTGGTAAATTTCAAAGAGCGTTCGTTTAGCTAATAATTTATAATTGTCAATTCCGCAGGAATCACTAAGCCGGATTGCACGGCTAATATATTCTTCAGCAAGTTTATCATTTCCCATCGTACTGTAAACGCGCGCCATTTTTGTATAGCACAGTGGCAATTCGCACGATTCACCTTTCAATAAATACTGGCCGATCGCTTTATTGTAATAATCGAGGGATGAAGGATATTTTTTTTCAAGATAATCGCTGTAACCAAGTATCATGTAATTCACAGCATGGCCTCCATCTCTGAGACTCTTCACCGGGCTTTCTGCAATGGACATTTCCGAATATTTTTTCGCATTGCCATAATCCAGCATGGTGAAATAACATTCCGCTACATCGCCATAAACGAGCGAACTGAATAATGCGCTGTCAATAATATTTCCCAGGTAACTCCTGCACTGGAGCAATGGAGCAACAGCATTGTCCGGTTTGCCGGAAGATTTTATTACATCGCCGAAAAGAAAATGGCCATAGAATTCCTCTACGGGAGAAAGATCCTTCCTGCCGATGAATTTCAGCACAAGCGAATTCGCGGAATCAAATTGCCCGGCATAAGTAAATGTTGACACTTGTTTTTTCAATGAATCAACAGCAGGACTCCATTGGGCCGGCAGGCGATCTTCACTGAGAACGATAAAGCAAAGAATGAGCAGTGCATTTTTTTTCACTCGCCAAATCGAGTGCAGAAAAACTGCAACACTTCCGGGGAAACGGCAAAAAAGAAAATGACAGTCAAAAAATAACGGTCTCAATTCTGAAACGTATTGGCAAGAAATTCAATTTCAATCAGGGAGGGCCGGGAAAAAGGGCAGAGGCCTTGTCAATACTACAAAAAAAAGGGAGATGAACAAATACTTTTCGACAGATATTCTGTTATCTGAGCCGAATTATGCTTTTACTTTTTCAGCCGCATGATTCATCCTCTTCACATAAACTTTGATCGCAATGGCAAGCGTGGCAACGTAAAGCACGTAGCTCACCACGGGATAAATAAAAGCAAAGACAATAGCAATGGCGTACGTAAAATTGATCCAGAAAAATAACGGCAATTGTTTTTTATAAAACTCGTCTTTGAAATGTTCGTTAACGAGGTGCTTGTGTTTGTAAAGATACATGAGCATGAAAAAAGAAAGCAGGTTGGTGGCGATGAGATTGATACCGTAAAGCACAATTGGAATTTTTCCGTTTGGAAATTTTCCAAGCAAGCCGGTGGGAAAAGGCACTATGCAGATGAGCAGCAACAATAACATATTCATCCACACAAAATTTCCATCCACATATTTTATCCGGTCGAAATAAAAATGATGCCCGATCCAATACAGTCCGATGAGTGTGAACGTCATGATGTAGGAAAGGATTTTCGGCAGCATTTCCAGCAACGTCTGCTTCAAATGAACATAATCGCAAGTGGGAATGGTGATGTTGAATACGAGCAACGTGATGGCGATGGAAAATACTCCGTCGGAAAATGCCTCGAGTCGTGATTTATTCATGAGTACGAATTATTCCGAACATGTTCGGGAGGAATATATGAAGTGCGAATATACGAATCAGTGTTAGGAGTTATGGGTTTCTTTGGTAGTGGCTCAGTTTGCTCTTTTCCGATTCAATTTCGCGCCTTGGCACCTTCGCGGTTCCTAAACCATTCTTTTATTAAACCGCAAAGACGCTAAGGCGCTAAGAATTTTCAAACTGACCCACTACCGTTTCTTTGACTGCCCGCTGCTTACTCTCTTTCCCACTTGCGTGTTGCTCTTCCGCAATGACGAATGATGGTGCAGTTGTTTTTTTTCGCGTAACGTATCAATTTTCTTCTCAGTCGCTGTGGATAAAAATTATGACAGACATCTCCGAAAACAGAACGTTCTTTGAGAATACCGAGATGAGAAAGAACATCGGCGGCACCGGCCGCACAACGAACACCGAAAAAAGCATAATCATACGGACTCTTCCCGAGAAATACTGCTTTCAGTTTTTTGTACGCCACATATTGTGAATCACTGAGTGGAATTACGATGGAAGTATATTGATCTCCGCAAGTGTCCTTATGAAAAGATGATTTGTCTTCAGCAATGAATCCTCCGAG
It encodes the following:
- a CDS encoding DUF1211 domain-containing protein, which produces MNKSRLEAFSDGVFSIAITLLVFNITIPTCDYVHLKQTLLEMLPKILSYIMTFTLIGLYWIGHHFYFDRIKYVDGNFVWMNMLLLLLICIVPFPTGLLGKFPNGKIPIVLYGINLIATNLLSFFMLMYLYKHKHLVNEHFKDEFYKKQLPLFFWINFTYAIAIVFAFIYPVVSYVLYVATLAIAIKVYVKRMNHAAEKVKA
- a CDS encoding S46 family peptidase, producing the protein MKRFLFFFLFLLSSFSILKADEGMWLPILLDELNITDMHANGFKLSADDIYSVNHSSMKDAVCQFGGGCTAELISSKGLLLTNHHCGFGYLQSHSSNENNYLDNGFWAMNQQQELACPGLTVTFIVSMEDVTDKILVGVSDTMSEASRNKIIDVNSKALAKENTKQGFDAFVRPFFYGNVFYLFVTQTFKDVRMVGAPPQEIGNFGGDSDNWMWPRQTADFSLFRIYADKNNDPADYSKENIPYTPKKFFRINANGVGENDFTMVYGFPGRTTEYLTSYGVGLLENVADPVKVDMRTTRITIMEDEMKKDPEVKMKYAAKRNGAANAWKKWQGEEKGLKETNTIALKQAREDDFSKKINADAALKNKYGDLLPSLQKANEGIVPYEKGVDYMSEGIFSVELVGFANQFSDVIKYSSADTLDVKKLNNALNAVYGYALDFYKNYSVKVDKEEAFALITKMMDGIDSLYPYDPQLDIPSKIFYEKNGFALPFFCSTVQKKYKGDLQKYLDMIWSKSILLDSAKLFSMLRKWKPSDWKKISMDPAFVLTGTSYLYYDVFALHPYMKFNAIINALQRRYMKAMEEVFPEKKFYPDANFTLRVAYGKIDDYSPRDGVQYSWYSTLDGVMEKEDNSSFDYKVPARLHELWEKKDYGPYADKKDGKLHTSFIATNHTTGGNSGSPVLDANGDLIGTNFDRCWEGTMSDVNYDPKLCRNIVLDVRYTLFIIDKYAGAGYLMNEMEFVK